A single Musa acuminata AAA Group cultivar baxijiao chromosome BXJ2-1, Cavendish_Baxijiao_AAA, whole genome shotgun sequence DNA region contains:
- the LOC135599171 gene encoding brassinosteroid LRR receptor kinase BRI1-like, producing the protein MVGVELRSSSSYSSFVRLACLLCFLAAVRPSDAGDLDLLMSFKAAVANPQLLPSWDPLRGPCSFAGVTCSVGGRVSVVELQGVPLGADFRAVSSSVLALGGLESLSLSAVNLTGNVAGTRCGGGLSELDLSGNDLRGSLADVSSLAAACSGLKSLNLSGNSVGIPPMAAGDGLAVAGFDLEELDLSFNEISGEDDLRWLLSNLGALRRLDLVGNHLSSGIPAIANCSYIQHLDLSLSGLSGEIGVGVFGGCRSLTYLNLSSNHFTGTLPSDLSSCTSLSSLSLSSNNFSGEFPVDTLTAMPYLATLEFAFNDLNGSLGDSITQMPMLQVLDLSSNRLTGSIPSDLCPNPAFALKTLYLQNNQLTGSIPKSLSNCTRLVSLDLSLNYITGAIPSGLGSLPSLRDLIMWQNLLEGEIPPELTNLLSLENLILDNNGLTGSIPAGFAGCTSLNWLSLSSNHLSGTIPSWIGQLHNLAILKLGNNSFSGQIPPQLGDCRSLVWLDLNNNQLSGSIPPTLANQSGKIAVGLVTGEPYVYLKNDGTSGCRGTGNLLEFAGIRPEDLDRLPSRRFCNFTRVYKGLTQYTFNNNGSMLFLDLSFNQLSGKIPRELGSMYYLLILNLGHNLLSGLIPPELGSLRYVAVLDLSHNALEGPIPSSFAGLAMLAEIDLSNNKLNGSIPELGQLATFPRYRYENNSGLCGFPLPSCEDIAGANSSTQHQKSHRRQASLAGSVAMGLLFSLFCIFGLIIIAVESKKRQKKKDNGNCSRDIYFDSRSHSGTANSNWKLTATKDALVINLATFETPLRKLCFADLVEATNGFHNDSLVGSGGFGDVYKAQLKDGSVVAIKKLIHVSGQGDREFTAEMETIGRIKHRNLVPLLGYCKVGEERLLVYEYMKYGSLEDVLHDRNNVGIKLNWVARRKIAVGAARGLAFLHHNCIPHIIHRDMKSSNVLLDENLEARVSDFGMARLMSTVDTHLSVSALAGTPGYVPPEYYQSFQCTTKGDVYSYGVVLLELLTGRRSTDSTDFGDNNLVGWVKQHSKIRISDVFDPELSKEDPSLELELLEHLKIACACLDDRPFRRPTMLRVMTMFKEIQAGSSMNSVPSAPSASTAADFS; encoded by the coding sequence ATGGTGGGTGTGGAGCTCCGTAGCTCTTCTTCCTACTCCTCATTCGTCCGGCTcgcctgccttctctgcttcctcgcCGCCGTCAGACCTAGTGACGCCGGCGACTTGGATCTGCTGATGTCGTTCAAGGCCGCGGTCGCCAACCCTCAGCTGCTACCGAGTTGGGATCCCCTCCGGGGTCCTTGCTCCTTCGCCGGGGTCACCTGCAGCGTCGGCGGCCGCGTCTCGGTCGTTGAGCTGCAGGGCGTCCCTCTCGGCGCCGACTTCCGTGCCGTGTCGTCCTCGGTACTGGCCCTCGGCGGCCTCGAGAGCCTCTCACTCAGCGCTGTCAATCTTACCGGAAACGTCGCCGGGACCCGCTGCGGCGGCGGGCTCTCCGAGCTCGATCTCTCCGGCAACGACCTCCGGGGATCCCTTGCCGACGTGTCCTCTCTGGCCGCTGCTTGTTCTGGGTTGAAGTCTCTCAACCTCTCCGGCAACTCCGTTGGGATTCCACCTATGGCGGCCGGAGATGGTCTCGCCGTTGCTGGGTTCGACCTCGAGGAGCTTGACCTCTCCTTTAACGAGATCTCCGGCGAGGACGACCTGCGGTGGCTTCTTTCCAACCTCGGCGCCCTCCGACGCCTCGACCTGGTCGGAAACCACCTCTCCAGCGGGATCCCAGCCATCGCCAACTGCTCCTACATTCAGCACCTGGACCTCTCATTGAGCGGCCTCTCCGGCGAGATCGGCGTCGGTGTCTTCGGCGGCTGCCGGAGCTTGACCTACTTGAACCTGTCTTCCAACCACTTCACCGGCACTCTACCCTCCGACCTCTCCTCTTGCACTTCCTTGTCCTCCCTCAGCCTCTCCAGCAACAATTTCTCCGGTGAGTTCCCCGTCGACACCCTGACCGCGATGCCGTACCTTGCAACCCTTGAGTTCGCCTTCAACGACCTCAACGGCAGCCTCGGGGACTCGATCACGCAGATGCCGATGCTCCAAGTGCTCGATCTCAGCTCAAACAGGCTAACTGGGTCGATCCCCTCCGACCTCTGCCCGAACCCAGCCTTCGCCTTGAAGACGCTCTACCTCCAGAATAACCAGCTCACCGGCAGCATCCCCAAGTCGCTGAGCAACTGCACCAGGCTCGTGTCCCTCGACCTCAGCCTCAACTATATCACCGGAGCCATTCCTTCCGGTCTGGGCTCGCTCCCTTCCCTCCGTGATCTGATCATGTGGCAGAACCTGCTCGAGGGCGAGATCCCACCGGAACTTACCAACCTCCTGTCCCTCGAGAATCTCATCCTCGACAACAATGGCCTGACCGGGTCGATCCCGGCTGGCTTTGCCGGTTGCACTAGCTTGAACTGGCTTTCTCTGTCGAGCAACCACCTGAGTGGAACGATCCCTTCGTGGATCGGCCAGCTTCATAACTTGGCAATCCTTAAGCTCGGCAACAACTCCTTCTCCGGCCAGATTCCGCCCCAGCTCGGAGACTGCAGGAGCTTGGTCTGGCTGGACCTCAACAACAACCAACTCAGTGGATCGATTCCGCCAACCCTTGCCAACCAGTCCGGCAAAATCGCGGTCGGCCTGGTCACCGGCGAGCCGTACGTGTACCTCAAGAACGACGGGACCAGCGGGTGCCGCGGGACGGGCAACCTCCTCGAGTTCGCCGGGATTCGGCCGGAGGACCTTGACCGGTTGCCCAGCCGGCGGTTCTGTAACTTCACCAGGGTCTACAAGGGGCTCACACAGTACACCTTCAACAACAACGGCTCCATGCTCTTCCTCGATCTTTCCTTCAACCAGCTGAGCGGCAAGATCCCCAGGGAGCTCGGCAGCATGTACTATCTTCTGATCCTGAACCTTGGCCATAACCTCCTCTCCGGTCTGATACCACCGGAACTGGGGAGCTTGCGGTACGTCGCGGTGTTGGATCTTTCACATAACGCTCTCGAGGGACCGATCCCGTCGTCCTTCGCCGGCCTCGCCATGTTGGCTGAGATCGATCTCTCGAACAATAAGCTCAATGGGTCGATTCCCGAGCTGGGTCAGTTGGCAACATTCCCTCGGTACCGGTACGAAAACAACTCGGGCCTTTGTGGGTTCCCTCTCCCATCTTGTGAGGACATCGCTGGGGCTAATTCCAGCACCCAGCATCAGAAGTCCCACCGCCGGCAAGCCTCTCTTGCCGGGAGTGTCGCGATGGGACTACTCTTCTCCCTGTTCTGCATATTTGGACTGATCATAATCGCCGTGGAGAGCAAGAAACGACAGAAGAAAAAGGATAACGGTAACTGCTCGAGGGACATCTACTTCGACAGCCGATCTCATTCCGGCACCGCCAATTCAAACTGGAAGCTCACGGCCACCAAGGACGCATTAGTCATCAACCTGGCCACCTTCGAGACGCCTCTCAGAAAGCTCTGTTTCGCTGATCTGGTCGAGGCCACCAATGGCTTCCACAATGACAGCCTCGTAGGTTCCGGTGGATTTGGTGATGTCTACAAAGCCCAGCTGAAGGACGGCAGTGTTGTCGCGATCAAGAAACTGATTCATGTGAGTGGGCAAGGCGACCGTGAGTTCACAGCTGAGATGGAGACCATCGGAAGGATCAAGCACCGCAACCTGGTTCCCCTTCTGGGCTACTGCAAAGTTGGAGAAGAACGGCTcttggtgtacgagtacatgaaGTACGGGAGTCTAGAGGATGTCTTGCATGACCGCAACAATGTTGGGATCAAGCTGAATTGGGTAGCGAGGAGGAAGATTGCTGTGGGAGCAGCCAGAGGCTTAGCATTCTTACACCACAACTGCATTCCTCACATAATCCACAGAGATATGAAGTCCAGCAACGTTCTGCTTGATGAGAACTTAGAAGCCAGGGTCTCGGATTTTGGGATGGCGAGGCTGATGAGTACGGTGGATACGCACTTGAGCGTGTCAGCGCTCGCCGGCACCCCTGGTTATGTCCCACCCGAGTATTACCAGAGCTTTCAATGCACCACCAAGGGAGATGTTTACAGTTATGGTGTTGTCTTGCTCGAGCTACTCACCGGGAGGCGGTCGACAGACTCGACCGACTTCGGGGACAACAACTTGGTGGGGTGGGTCAAGCAGCACTCGAAGATTAGAATAAGTGATGTCTTTGATCCGGAGCTATCGAAGGAGGATCCTTCTCTGGAGCTGGAGCTGTTGGAGCACCTTAAGATTGCTTGTGCCTGCCTTGATGATCGGCCATTCCGTCGGCCAACCATGCTAAGGGTGATGACAATGTTCAAGGAGATACAGGCAGGTTCATCCATGAACTCCGTGCCTTCGGCTCCTTCAGCCTCGACCGCAGCGGATTTCTCGTAG